One Ensifer adhaerens genomic window, CGCGACGAGGCCGATATGTCGGTGATCAAGACACGCTTTTCGGTGCCGGCCGATATGGAGGGCTGCCACACGGCCGTCGTCGACGGCTATGTCATCGAGGGACACGTGCCACTCGAAGCGGTAAAGAAGCTGCTGGCCGAGCGGCCTGACATCGCCGGCATCGCGGTTCCCGGCATGCCCTCCGGCTCGCTCGGCATGGGCAACGATCCGCAGGCTTCCTACGACGTCTACACGATCGCCAAGGCAGGCGCCCAATCGACGGTCTACTATCAGGTACGCCCAAAGAACTGAGTGCGCCTCGCAAGGGAGTTCGCCGCAACGCCCCCGTGTGTTTTCGCACGTCTCCGATCCGAACGCTTTCGCCAATGGCGAGGCGTTCGGCTTGCCCAGCTTGGTCTGTCAGCCAGCGCGGGCTACTTGGCCTTGCCCGAAGCCCCCAGATCCTGCGGCTCTCCAACCTCCACGGCATGTCCGTCCGGATCGTAGAAGCGGAAGACGCGCTGGCCCCATTCCTGACGCTCGACCGGATGAACCATCTCCGCATGGGGCGCGATGCGCAAGAAGGCGGCATCGACATCCTCATGCTCGAAGTAAAGGAGCAGGTTTCTCCGCCCGTAAGGCTCCGTTGAAGAAAACTCCTGCCGCCAGACGGTCCGCTCTAGTGAGCGGCCCTCGTGGATCGCAAACCCGCTTTCAAACAGTACGAAGTTCCCCAAATCCTCACGGACCGTCAGGCCAACGATCTTCTCGTAGAACTCCCTGGAGCGATCGATGTCGCGAACGAAGGGGATCGGATTGACGAAGCGCATGGACGTTCTTTCGTGATGCCCTGCCGCAAACCTATCGCCGCCAAAGAGCGATGCAAAGGAATTCAAGCGGCGCGCCAGCTGCCGTCGTCGCTGCACTGAAGCATCGGCGTCTGGAAAACCCCGACAACCCGCGCGGGCCAATGCGGCGCGAGATCGGCAAGCGGCTGGTGCCAGCGCTCAGTTTGCAGCATGGCGGCGCCGATCGCGACCGGCTCGATGCCACAGGCATCCATCAGAGTGAGCCCCGCCACAATCGATGTGCCGCTGGAAATCACGTCGTCGATCAGCGCCACCCGCCGCCCTTCGAGCAACGGCAGCATGCGCGGATCGACATAGAGCCGCTTCTTCTGGTCCGGCGTCGTGATCGATGAGAGAGGTACCGAGAGGTCGTCGACATACCAGAACTTTCTTGAGGTCCCGAGCGGCACGTAGCGGCTATGGCCGAGCTTGCGAGCGACCGCCGAAGCGAGCGTCAGGCCCAATGTCGGCAGGCCGGCGACGACATCGGGCTCGAAGGCCGCAAGCTTTGCCGCAAGCTCGGTTGCCAGTGCGTCTTCGACCGCAAAGCTCGCCTGGTTGACGATCAGCGAAGCAAGCGCATGCTTGCCGTCGCTGAGCGGACGGATCGGCAAAAGGATCTGGCGGCCATCGCCAAGCGTCGCCGGGAAGAAGTCGCGATAACCCGCCTGGATATCGAAACGTTTCGGCGGGTAGACCTCCTGCCAGAAGTCGTGAGGCTGCATCGGTTCCGTCCTCGTCTGCGCATTTCGCCCGGATTGAAAGGCGACCAAAAAAGCCGGTTCGCTGTTCTGATCCCGGTGGTTTTCGTCTATACCGTTTGCGACTTCGATCAAACCGAAAGGGTACCGCAGGCAGAGCCAAGCGCGCGGAATTCACAAGCCCTTCGCCAGTTGAACCACAGGAATACCAGAACATGCGCCTGCCGGACGGAATAGCCGACGACCTCACCTTCCTCACCGACTTCCGTCGCGATCTGCATGCCCATCCGGAACTCGGCTTCGAGGAGGTGCGCACCAGTGACCTCGTTGCCAAATGGCTCGAGGACGCCGGACTAAAGGTCCACCGCGGCCTTGGAAAAACCGGCGTGGTCGGCACCTTGCAGGTCGGCAACGGCACACGCACGATCGGTCTTCGCGCCGACATGGACGCACTCGCCATGCCTGAAATCGCCGACCGCCCCTACAAATCCCGCGAAGCCGGCAAGATGCACGCCTGCGGCCATGACGGACATACCACGTTGCTGCTCGGCGCCGCTCGGTATCTGGCAAAGACCCGCAATTTCTCAGGCACCGTTCATTTCATCTTCCAGCCGGCCGAGGAAGGTCGCGGTGGCGCGAAACGCATGGTCGAGGAAGGGCTGTTTGAGCTTTTCCCCTGCGACGCCGTCTACGGTCTGCACAACATGCCGGGCCTCGACCCGGACGAAATCGCCGTCGTCGCCGGGCCGCAGCTCGCCTCCTCCGACAGCTGGCGGCTGACGTTCCGCGGTGTCGGCACCCACGGTGCCAAGCCGCACCTCGGCCGCGACCCGGTGACGGCTGCCGGCACCTTCCTTGCCTCGCTGCAATCGATCGTCGGCCGCGTCGTCGATCCCTTGCAACCGGCCGTCGTCAGCGCCTGCTCCGTGCGCGCCGGCGACCCGAAGGCGCTCAACGTCATCCCTGACGTCGTAGAGATCGGCGGCACGGCGCGCGCCTATACGCCCGAAGTGCGTGACCAGCTTGAAACCGAGATCGGGCGACTGGCCCGAGGCACGGCGGAAATGTACGGGATTGCGGTCGACTACGAATTCGAACGTCGCATCCCGCCCGTCGTCAACGATGGCGATGCGACCGCCCGGGCTCTGAAGGCGGCGCAAACCGTCTTCGGCGAAAGGACCCGCACGGCATTCCCGCCCTCGACGGCGGGGGACGACTTCGCTTTCTTCGGGCTGGAAACACCGGGCTGCTATGTCTGGCTCGGCAATGGCCCCGCCGTCGACGGCGCACTGCACCACAACACCGCCTATGATTTCAACGATGCTGCGATCGGCCCGGGTGTCGCCTTCTGGTCAAAGCTGGTCGAGCAGGAACTGGCAGGCGCCGAATAGCGCCCGCCGATGCAGTTCATTTCTCAAGAACGGCGAGAACAGGGGTTTCCAACAGCTTGCCGGTGACGACGTCGGCGATGCCGCGATCGGTCTGATGCGGGCCGACGTTGCAGGCAAGTGTTGCGCCGAAGCATGCCTTGAACACGAGATAAGGCGGCTGCCAGTCGACAATGCGGCCAACGGCATCCCGCAGCTCGGCGAAGCCGGTTGCAACCTCTGCCAACGATTCCGCCGAGACCAGCCCCGCAAGTGGCAGAGGCAGGAGAGCATCGAGCTTGCCACCGGACGCAACGGCCATGCCACCGCCGGCGGCGATCACCGCATTGGCCGCAACTGCCATATCTGCGGCATTGCCGCCGAAGACGGTCAGGTTATGGCTGTCGTGCGAAACCGTGGTCGCGAAGGCGCCGCGCCAAGTGCCCCAGCCCAACAAGAGACCGACACGCGGCCGGCTGTCGGCGCGGCCGTGACGGTGCGCGACCGCAATCAGGGTCGTGCCCTCGGGCGGTACGACGAAGCCGCTTTCCACTTCGGCAATCGCTTCGGCCCATTGCGTGAAACGCGGGCGATCGATGGTCGCGACCCGCACCTTCGTGCCGGCAGCGGGGATGCGGAAATCGGCCTCTGCGAGCGGCGCAATCTTCATCGTGCCGTATAGCGGCGCAACGTCGATGTCAGTCAGCGGCTCGATCATACGGCCGCTCTCCCCGATCACTTTGCCGTCGACGATAACGGTGCGCGCGCGGAACTCGCTCAGGTCCTCGAAGATCGAGATATCCGCCCGGCGTCCCGGCGCCACGAGCCCCAGATCATGCCGGCCGAGCCGAACGGCGCCATTCAGCGTCGCCGCCCGAAGCGCCCATTCCGCGGGCAGGCCATAACGGACCAGCCGTCGCACGACATCGTCAAGGCCGCCGGCTCGGGCGAGATCATCGGGAAAAACGTCGTCGGTGCAGAGCGTCACTGTCTGAGGAAGATGGCCGAGAGCGTTGAGCGTCTTGACGAATTCCGGCAGCAGGTGGTCATGCGAGCCGCGCAGCTCGATCGAAAGCCCTGCTCGCAGTTTTGCCATCAGATCGTCGCCGGACACGAGTTCGTGGTCGGAGCTGACGCCGGCAGTGATGAAGGCCTGCAAATCGGCACCGGCAAGGCTGCGTGCATGGCCGTTGACCGGCTTGCCGGCCGCAAGTCCGGCCTGAACGATGGCACTGATGCGCGCCTCGCCGTCGATGACGCCGCGCATGTTCATCATCTCGGCAATGCCGCCGATTTCCGGCCAGCGCAGAATGTCAGCAATGACTTCGGCGTCGAAATCGGCGCCAGCCAATTCCAGTCCCGGCGCCGAAGGGACGCTCGACGGCGCCAGCAGAACGGTGCGCAGTGGCAGATCGCGAATGGCATCCGCAGCCCAGCGCACGCCGGCGACACCGTTGACGTTGCCGAATTCGTGCGGGTCCCAGACGATGGTCGTCACACCACGCGACAGCACCGCATTGGCGTAGGTCGAAGGCGTCACCATCGAACTTTCGACATGCATGTGCGTGTCGATCAGGCCCGGCGAAACAAAGGCGCCGGTCGCATCGATGATATCAGTCGCGTCGCTGCGCGTACCCGGTTCGTGGACGCTTGCGATCAATGGTCCGACAAGACCGATATCCGCCGAACGAAGCTCGCCGGTGACCACGTCGACCAGCGTCCCGCCCCGTAACAGCATGTCGAAGGGTTGATCACCGCGCGCTGCGGCCACCGCGCGGGTCCGGAGCGCCGCGTCCGCCAGGTCGTGAGGCTGCTGCACGGCGTTCATTTCTGCGCTTCTTTCATCAGCGCACCCAGGATCTGCGCCCGCGTCGTCTCGACGTGGGCGTCGACGGCATATTCGGCATTGAAGATCGCATGGCTCGCGCGGGTTTCGACGACGGTGCGCCCACGTGTCAAGGATCCGCCAAGCTCAACATCAATACGCGCGCTTCGGAAGGAGATCGCACCGGCATTGACGAAGGCGACGGCAGCTGAAGGATCATAGATCGCCATGCCCGGGCGGCCGCGGCTGGTGCCGATCGAGATATAGCCCGCCAGCAGATCGGCGATCAGCGCGGCATTGGCGCCGCCGGCCGAGCGGATCGGCGCAACGTCGTCCGGATAGGCAAAGACCTTGCGGCAGAGATCGAGATCGACCATGCGTAGCGGCAGGCCGTGAGCAAGCACGATCGCCAGCGCTTCCGGATCGGCAAAGGCATTGAATTCTGCGGATGCCGTGTGGTTGCCGCTGGTCACACCGCCACCCATCCAGGTGAGATCGGCGATCCGGGCGGCAAGGTCCGGGCGGGCAAGGCAAAGGGCGGCAAGGTTGGTGAGTGGCCCGAGAGCGAGAATGCGCTTCGGCCCTTCCTGCTCCAGCCAGGCCGAGAGCGCCGCAAAGGCGTCACTTGGCGGCAGTGCATCGGCTTGCGGCAGCGTCAGACCAGCGGTCGGCATGCCAGCTTCACCGAGGATGCGTTCGGCCGTCTCGAGCCTGCCGAGCACCGGCAAAGCGCGCCCCTCGTGGATCGGGAAATCCCAGCCGAAGGAAAGCGCCGCGCTGGCGGCGTTGCGTTTCACCTGGTCGATCGGCGTGTTGCCGAACACGAGCGAAACGCCGTCGATCTTCTCAGCGGCATGAAGGACGACGAGCACCGCAGCGATGTCGTCGAAGCCCATGTCCGTATCGATCCAGACACCCATCTGACGTCAACCGAACTTCTTGAGGCGCGCAGCCTTGTCGACCGGGAGATCGAAGGCAATCGTAGAACCGGTTTCGCGCGCCGCCAATGCGGCATCTTCCTCCGCCTTGATGGCGCCGAGCGACGTATCGAGCAGATACTCGCGCGTGCTGCCGGAGAAAGAGGCTCCGCGCACAGTGCCTTGGAAAGGACCTGAACCAAGGGTCACCATGCGCGGACGCCACGCAAGCCCTGCCGTGTCAGGCGGCAGGGATCCGGAAAGATCGATCGGGCTGTTGCCGGCCTTCAGCTTGCCGCCCTCGACGGCAAAGATGTTTTCGAAACCGACGAAGTCTGCGACGAAGCGCGAGACCGGGCGGTTGTAGATATCCTCGGGCGTGCCGATCTGCTCGATCGCGCCATTCAGCATGACGACGATCCGGTCCGCCAGCGACAGGGCCTCGCCCTGGTCGTGGGTGACGAAGATCATCGTGACGCCGGTTTCCTTCTGCACGCGCTGCAGCTCCGTGCGCATTTCGAGACGGAGGCGAGCATCGAGGTTCGACAGCGGCTCGTCGAGAAGCAGCACCTTCGGCTCCATGACCATGGAGCGCGCGAGCGCTACGCGCTGCTGTTGGCCACCCGAGAGTTCGCCCGGCTTGCGGGCAGAGAACTTCGAAAGCCCGACGGACTTCAGGCCGGCCGTCACCTTGCTCTCGATCTCAGCCGCCGGCAGCTTCTTTAGCCGCAGGCCGAAGGCGACGTTCTCGAACACGGTCAGGTGCGGGAACAGCGCATAGGACTGAAAGACGAGGCCGACCGAGCGCTTGTTGGCGGAAACGCGGGTGATGTCGGCGCCGTCAAGCTTGATTGCACCGGAAGCCGGCGACAGCAAACCGGCGATCGAGCGCATCGTCGTCGTCTTGCCGCAACCGGACGGCCCCAGGAACGCCACCAGTTCGCCCTTGCGGATCGAAAGGTCAAGGTCCTTCACCGCAACGGTTTCGCCATAGGCGAGCGTCAGTTTTTCAAGGCTGAGGAAAGCGGCGTCAGACATAGCGAGAGAATCCCAGGAAGCGTTCGGCAAGGAAGACGATGCCGATGGACATGAAGGCGAGCAGTGCCGAGAGGGCTGCGACCGACGGATCGTAGGTGATCTCCATGTAGGAGAGCATGTCGATCGGCAGCGTGCGCACACCCGGACCGGAGAGGAAGAGCGACACCGGCACCTGGTTGAAACTCGTCACGAAGCCGAGGATGAAGGCGGCAAGAATACCGCTGCGGATGTTCGGCATCACCACACGGAAGAAGGCGCCGGCACGCGAGGAGCCGAGCAGGACGGCTGCCTCCTCGATATCGGAACGCAGGTTGTTGAGGCTCGCCGAGACGACGCGCACCGCATAGGGCAGAACCAGCGCCGTATGGGCGAGGAACAGCGTCAGCGTGATGTTGAGGCCGAAGGGGACGACGATGTAGCGCAAGAGCGCCAGGCCGACGATGATACCGGGCACGATGATCGGCAAGGAGACGATCGTGCGGATGGTTTCGCCGAAAGGCAGCTTATAGCGCGAGAGGGCGTAGGAGGCCGGCACGCCGAGCACGAGGGCAGCCGCCGTGCCGCCGATCGCAAGCAGCATCGAGATCGCGAAGCTCTCCTGGAAACTCTCGACCGTGAAGACCTTGGCGACCCATTTGAGCGAGAAACCCTGCGGCGGGAAGGCCAGCGTCTCGCCGCCGGAAAGCGAGGCGGCGACGATGATGAAGAACGGCCCGATCAGGAAACCGATCACCAGAAACAGGACGAGGGGAGAAAAGACGCGGGGTGTCATCGCTTGTTCCTCGCGGTGGCAAGCCGTTTCAGGAGAAGATTGGCGGCAAAGCTCATGACGATCAGGATGAAGGCGATGACGCTGGCGGCGACGAAGTCGTTGGCGACGGTGACGCGCTGATAGAGCAGCGTTTCGAGCATCAGCACCTTGGAGCCGCCGAGGATCGCCGGCGTGATGTAGGCCGTGAGCGAGCCGGTGAAGACCAGGGTACCACCAATAACAAGGCCTTCCTTGGTCAGCGGCAGGATCACCTTGAAAAACACCTGGAACCAATTCGCACCGAGAACGCGGGCTGCCGGGATCGCGTCCTTCGGCATGTTTTCGAGCGCGCTGATCAGCGACAGGACCATCAGCGGCAGGAAGAGCTGCAACAGGCCGATGAACACGGCCGTCTCCGTAAAGAGAAACCGGATCGGCTCGTCCGAAAGGCCGACGAGCTGGAGCGCCTGGTTGACGATGCCGGTGCGGCCGAGAATGACGATCCAGGCGTAGGTGCGGGCGACCGACGAAATCATCAGCGGCAGCACGACGAGGCCGATCATCTGTCCTTTATTGCGCGGCGAAAGATTGACGATGGCAAAGGCTGCGGCATAGCCGATGACCGCGGAGACGGCGGTGACCATCAGGCCGAGCCGGAAGGTGCGCAGGAAGACCGTGCGGTTCAGCGGATCGGAAAAGAAGGTCGTATAGGCCGACAACGACCAACTGTCGGCGCTGCGAAAGCCTTCCGCCAGCAGGATCACCACCGGCGCCAGAAAGACGATCGCCGCAAAGACCGCTGCGGGCAGAGCGAGCGCCAGGGCTTCGGCGCGGTTCTGGAACATCCTTCTTCCTTTCAAGGCATTCGTTGGCGCGGCCTACCCCCCGAAGGCGCCGCAGCGTCCACCGGCCGACCGGGCCGGCCGGTGGAATTCAGTCGCTTGGCTTACTGGCCGACCTGCGCGTTCCACTCCGACAGCCACGCTTCGCGGTTGTCGAGGGCGACGGCCGACGGGATCAGCTTCAGGTTCTTCACGGTCTCCTCGCCGTAGGTCAGGTTCTCGGCGATCTCGGGCGAGACCTTGACGTCCTTGTTGGCCGGGCTGTCGACCAGCTTTTCGGCAAGCGCGGTCTGGATTTCGGTCGAGAGCCAGAAGTCCATGAACTCAAGCGCCAGGTCCTGGTTTTTGCCGCCCTTGGTCAGCACCATGACGTTCATCCCGCCGGTCTGGCCTTCCTTCGGTGTTGCCCACTTGATCGGCAGGCCGAGCTTGGTGAAGCCTTCCCAGGAGAAGCGGCCGATCGGAGCGGCCCAGATCTCTTCCTGCTGCATCAGTTGCACGAGCTGCGACGACTTGACGTAGAAAGTGACGATATCGTCCTTCTTGGCGCCGACGGCGGCGATCGCTTCCTTGAGATCAGGCGTGTTCTTGCCGATGGCTTCGCCGACCATGTAGAGCGCCGGCGGGCCCTGGTTGGTGGTGACATTCGGGAACGCGACGTGGCTGGCGTTCTCATCGCTCAGGAGATCGGCCCAGGAGTTCACCTCCATCTTGTCGGAGCGATAGACAATCGAGGTTGCGTAGAAGGTGTAGCCGACGCTCATGCCGTCGCCGTTCGGGTCCTTGGCGAGATCATAGAGCTTGTTGAAGTTCTGGAGTTTCGAAGTATCGATCTTTTCGATGAGATCGGCACGCGAAGCCGAGAGCGCGTCGGCCATCGAGACGACAGCCATGTCGACGACCGGGCTTGCCTTGTTGGCTTCCATCTTCGCCAGGCGCTCGACGCTGTTGCCGGTCTCGACCACGAGCTTGCAGCCGCACTTCTGTTCGAACGGCGTATAGACCAGTTCCTTGAAGGCGTCCTGGGCAAAGCCGTAGACGGAAATGGTGAGCGTCTTTTCCTGAGCAGACGCGGCTGGGGCGGCGACGAGCAAGAGCGCGCTCGAGGCAAGCAGGAACTTCTTCATGGCTGGTGTCCTCCTTCGGTGACGGATGTGGCTGCGGTGATGGGGGGATGAATGGAATGACCTGCAGGTGGTGCGGCGGCCGATTGCCTGACGACCAGATGCATCGGCACCTTGGATGTCTCGGCCGTAACCGGCGCGCCGATCGACGGATCGGACGGGTCGCGCTCGCTGATCGCCTTGACGAGGGCAGCGACCGCAATGGCCGCGATCTCGGTCATATCCATGCGCGCGGTGGTCAGCGCCGGCGTGATGACCGGCGCCCAGATCAGGTCGTCGAAGCCGGTGACGCTCGCTTTTTCCGGAACATTGATGCCGGCGCGCTGCAGTTCGGTCAGCGCCCTGAGCGCATGCAGGTCGGAGATGCAGGCGAAGGCGGTGTAACCGTCCGCAACTTTTTCGGCGAGCCCGAGCGAGCAGCCCTTGCCGGAAACCCTCTCCAGCGGCTCGATCCAGAGCGTATCCGTGTGGCAGCCATCGCCGAAGACCGAGCGGATACCGCCGGCACGATCGTTCTGCACGTTGGAAGCGGGATTGTTGCCGATGATCAGCACGCGCCGGTGCCCGAGCGCCTTCAGATGCGCGGCGATCTGTTGGCCGCCACCCCAATGGTCGGCGGCAACCGTGTTGCCGGGCGTCGAGGGCGTGTCGATGACGGCGACCGGACAGCCGACATCGGCGATGCGGGTACCGCGCCGCGGCACGATCACCAGGCCGTCGACGTCGCGATCGATCAGCCGCTCGATCGCCTTGGTCTGGGTCGAAACGTCGCCGCGCGAGTCCGCTATCAGCACGCCGTAGCCGGATGACGAGGCGGCAAGCTCGATCGCCTGGGCGATCTGCGGGAAGAGCGGATTGGCGATGTCGGGGAGCACGAGGCCGATGACGCCGGTGCGCCCGGTCCTGAGCGCCCTGCCCGCCTGGCTCGGCACATAGCCGAGTTCGGCGGCGGTCGCGCGGATCTTTTCCACCATTTCGGCCGACACGCGGCCCTTGCCGGAGAGCGCGTTGGACACCGTCGCCGCGGACACGCCGAGCGTTCTGGCAATCCTCGTCAGTTTTGGTCCGGAACGCGCCAAGTCCGTGGTTTCCGCTATCGCATGATTAAACGATTAATCACGCGATATATCAGAATCCCCGAACTGTCGAATCCTTTTGCCGGCTCAGATCATTTTACAATTTGCGAGAGAATTTCTCTGTGGACGACAATCGGCT contains:
- a CDS encoding ABC transporter ATP-binding protein; translated protein: MSDAAFLSLEKLTLAYGETVAVKDLDLSIRKGELVAFLGPSGCGKTTTMRSIAGLLSPASGAIKLDGADITRVSANKRSVGLVFQSYALFPHLTVFENVAFGLRLKKLPAAEIESKVTAGLKSVGLSKFSARKPGELSGGQQQRVALARSMVMEPKVLLLDEPLSNLDARLRLEMRTELQRVQKETGVTMIFVTHDQGEALSLADRIVVMLNGAIEQIGTPEDIYNRPVSRFVADFVGFENIFAVEGGKLKAGNSPIDLSGSLPPDTAGLAWRPRMVTLGSGPFQGTVRGASFSGSTREYLLDTSLGAIKAEEDAALAARETGSTIAFDLPVDKAARLKKFG
- a CDS encoding polyamine ABC transporter substrate-binding protein translates to MKKFLLASSALLLVAAPAASAQEKTLTISVYGFAQDAFKELVYTPFEQKCGCKLVVETGNSVERLAKMEANKASPVVDMAVVSMADALSASRADLIEKIDTSKLQNFNKLYDLAKDPNGDGMSVGYTFYATSIVYRSDKMEVNSWADLLSDENASHVAFPNVTTNQGPPALYMVGEAIGKNTPDLKEAIAAVGAKKDDIVTFYVKSSQLVQLMQQEEIWAAPIGRFSWEGFTKLGLPIKWATPKEGQTGGMNVMVLTKGGKNQDLALEFMDFWLSTEIQTALAEKLVDSPANKDVKVSPEIAENLTYGEETVKNLKLIPSAVALDNREAWLSEWNAQVGQ
- a CDS encoding phosphoribosyltransferase; this translates as MQPHDFWQEVYPPKRFDIQAGYRDFFPATLGDGRQILLPIRPLSDGKHALASLIVNQASFAVEDALATELAAKLAAFEPDVVAGLPTLGLTLASAVARKLGHSRYVPLGTSRKFWYVDDLSVPLSSITTPDQKKRLYVDPRMLPLLEGRRVALIDDVISSGTSIVAGLTLMDACGIEPVAIGAAMLQTERWHQPLADLAPHWPARVVGVFQTPMLQCSDDGSWRAA
- a CDS encoding LacI family DNA-binding transcriptional regulator → MARSGPKLTRIARTLGVSAATVSNALSGKGRVSAEMVEKIRATAAELGYVPSQAGRALRTGRTGVIGLVLPDIANPLFPQIAQAIELAASSSGYGVLIADSRGDVSTQTKAIERLIDRDVDGLVIVPRRGTRIADVGCPVAVIDTPSTPGNTVAADHWGGGQQIAAHLKALGHRRVLIIGNNPASNVQNDRAGGIRSVFGDGCHTDTLWIEPLERVSGKGCSLGLAEKVADGYTAFACISDLHALRALTELQRAGINVPEKASVTGFDDLIWAPVITPALTTARMDMTEIAAIAVAALVKAISERDPSDPSIGAPVTAETSKVPMHLVVRQSAAAPPAGHSIHPPITAATSVTEGGHQP
- a CDS encoding DUF411 domain-containing protein — encoded protein: MNVLRRHFVAGTIAGITLFATGAVAATGTMAVYKDPQCGCCEQWADAMEAAGYKVEVRDEADMSVIKTRFSVPADMEGCHTAVVDGYVIEGHVPLEAVKKLLAERPDIAGIAVPGMPSGSLGMGNDPQASYDVYTIAKAGAQSTVYYQVRPKN
- a CDS encoding M20 aminoacylase family protein, whose product is MRLPDGIADDLTFLTDFRRDLHAHPELGFEEVRTSDLVAKWLEDAGLKVHRGLGKTGVVGTLQVGNGTRTIGLRADMDALAMPEIADRPYKSREAGKMHACGHDGHTTLLLGAARYLAKTRNFSGTVHFIFQPAEEGRGGAKRMVEEGLFELFPCDAVYGLHNMPGLDPDEIAVVAGPQLASSDSWRLTFRGVGTHGAKPHLGRDPVTAAGTFLASLQSIVGRVVDPLQPAVVSACSVRAGDPKALNVIPDVVEIGGTARAYTPEVRDQLETEIGRLARGTAEMYGIAVDYEFERRIPPVVNDGDATARALKAAQTVFGERTRTAFPPSTAGDDFAFFGLETPGCYVWLGNGPAVDGALHHNTAYDFNDAAIGPGVAFWSKLVEQELAGAE
- a CDS encoding ABC transporter permease; translated protein: MFQNRAEALALALPAAVFAAIVFLAPVVILLAEGFRSADSWSLSAYTTFFSDPLNRTVFLRTFRLGLMVTAVSAVIGYAAAFAIVNLSPRNKGQMIGLVVLPLMISSVARTYAWIVILGRTGIVNQALQLVGLSDEPIRFLFTETAVFIGLLQLFLPLMVLSLISALENMPKDAIPAARVLGANWFQVFFKVILPLTKEGLVIGGTLVFTGSLTAYITPAILGGSKVLMLETLLYQRVTVANDFVAASVIAFILIVMSFAANLLLKRLATARNKR
- a CDS encoding VOC family protein; the encoded protein is MRFVNPIPFVRDIDRSREFYEKIVGLTVREDLGNFVLFESGFAIHEGRSLERTVWRQEFSSTEPYGRRNLLLYFEHEDVDAAFLRIAPHAEMVHPVERQEWGQRVFRFYDPDGHAVEVGEPQDLGASGKAK
- a CDS encoding ABC transporter permease, with amino-acid sequence MTPRVFSPLVLFLVIGFLIGPFFIIVAASLSGGETLAFPPQGFSLKWVAKVFTVESFQESFAISMLLAIGGTAAALVLGVPASYALSRYKLPFGETIRTIVSLPIIVPGIIVGLALLRYIVVPFGLNITLTLFLAHTALVLPYAVRVVSASLNNLRSDIEEAAVLLGSSRAGAFFRVVMPNIRSGILAAFILGFVTSFNQVPVSLFLSGPGVRTLPIDMLSYMEITYDPSVAALSALLAFMSIGIVFLAERFLGFSRYV
- a CDS encoding nucleoside hydrolase; translated protein: MGVWIDTDMGFDDIAAVLVVLHAAEKIDGVSLVFGNTPIDQVKRNAASAALSFGWDFPIHEGRALPVLGRLETAERILGEAGMPTAGLTLPQADALPPSDAFAALSAWLEQEGPKRILALGPLTNLAALCLARPDLAARIADLTWMGGGVTSGNHTASAEFNAFADPEALAIVLAHGLPLRMVDLDLCRKVFAYPDDVAPIRSAGGANAALIADLLAGYISIGTSRGRPGMAIYDPSAAVAFVNAGAISFRSARIDVELGGSLTRGRTVVETRASHAIFNAEYAVDAHVETTRAQILGALMKEAQK
- a CDS encoding adenine deaminase; amino-acid sequence: MNAVQQPHDLADAALRTRAVAAARGDQPFDMLLRGGTLVDVVTGELRSADIGLVGPLIASVHEPGTRSDATDIIDATGAFVSPGLIDTHMHVESSMVTPSTYANAVLSRGVTTIVWDPHEFGNVNGVAGVRWAADAIRDLPLRTVLLAPSSVPSAPGLELAGADFDAEVIADILRWPEIGGIAEMMNMRGVIDGEARISAIVQAGLAAGKPVNGHARSLAGADLQAFITAGVSSDHELVSGDDLMAKLRAGLSIELRGSHDHLLPEFVKTLNALGHLPQTVTLCTDDVFPDDLARAGGLDDVVRRLVRYGLPAEWALRAATLNGAVRLGRHDLGLVAPGRRADISIFEDLSEFRARTVIVDGKVIGESGRMIEPLTDIDVAPLYGTMKIAPLAEADFRIPAAGTKVRVATIDRPRFTQWAEAIAEVESGFVVPPEGTTLIAVAHRHGRADSRPRVGLLLGWGTWRGAFATTVSHDSHNLTVFGGNAADMAVAANAVIAAGGGMAVASGGKLDALLPLPLAGLVSAESLAEVATGFAELRDAVGRIVDWQPPYLVFKACFGATLACNVGPHQTDRGIADVVTGKLLETPVLAVLEK